In Meiothermus sp. QL-1, one DNA window encodes the following:
- a CDS encoding DUF305 domain-containing protein, whose translation MHAKMFGFVAALLLGWGLAQSDHGAHGGMAMQSMTELKKLSGRDFDIAYMSMMIEHHRGAVEMAEAILKLSKEARIRKAAQEIIAVQNKEIAQLTGWLKAWYGVAPSPRYLQMMRAGMEPMQRSTRQGMQTGRAERAFLEGMIPHHEEAVAMSRLCLQKAGRLELKRFCQEVIALQSREVAQFRAWLEAMR comes from the coding sequence ATGCACGCAAAAATGTTCGGCTTCGTAGCGGCCCTGCTGCTCGGGTGGGGCCTGGCCCAGAGCGACCACGGCGCACACGGCGGTATGGCCATGCAGTCCATGACCGAGCTCAAAAAGCTCTCGGGGCGCGACTTCGACATCGCCTACATGTCCATGATGATCGAACACCACAGGGGAGCGGTGGAGATGGCGGAGGCCATACTGAAGCTCTCGAAGGAGGCCCGCATCCGCAAGGCGGCCCAGGAGATTATTGCCGTGCAGAACAAGGAAATTGCCCAGCTTACGGGCTGGCTCAAAGCCTGGTACGGCGTGGCCCCCAGCCCGCGCTACCTGCAGATGATGCGGGCCGGTATGGAGCCCATGCAGAGGAGCACCCGGCAGGGGATGCAGACCGGGCGGGCCGAAAGGGCCTTTCTGGAGGGCATGATTCCCCACCACGAAGAGGCCGTGGCGATGTCTCGCCTTTGCTTGCAGAAAGCGGGCCGGCTCGAGCTCAAGCGCTTTTGCCAGGAGGTAATTGCGCTGCAGAGTCGGGAGGTGGCCCAGTTTCGGGCTTGGCTCGAGGCGATGCGCTAG
- a CDS encoding heavy metal translocating P-type ATPase — protein MKEVRIGIQGMTCAACVARVERGLQKVEGVERAQVSLATEQACIAYDPEKVSPALLVAKIEEAGYKPLVAELELAITGMTCAACAGRVERALQKTEGVLKASVNLATERASIQYLPALTGPAQLKRAVREAGYGVLEAQRTDVEREAREREVASLRQAFTFAYYFSLPLFLLAMLPMLWMPAHMFLHSLAPEGVWNWVMLALATPVQFGPGLRFYRHGFAALRAGSPDMNSLVMLGTSAAYFYSLAVVLFPQVFPPQARHVYFEAAAVVITLVLLGKYLEAIAKGRASEAMKKLLGLQARTARVLRDQAELEVPLDEVRVGDLVVVRPGEKIPVDGVVVSGHSYVDESMLTGEPLPVAKSEGAKVVGGTLNQNGTLTFRATAVGEGTVLAQIIRLVEQAQATKPPIQNLADRVVAVFMPVVLVIAALTAGVWLVFGGENALTLALVNTVAVLIIACPCAMGLATPTSLMVGMGKAAQMGVLFRSGEALQTLQEACIVAFDKTGTLTKGRPELTDFETLNLDRAEVLRLLASLEQKSEHPIAQAIVRAARAQGLELLEPLDFRALPGLGVSGQVAHYRVEVGSEGYMAQLGISVAPFAPQARLLAEQGKTPLYAAINGQLAAVLAVADSIKEEAPSALQALHRLGFRVAMITGDNRLTAQAIARQLGIDQVLAEVLPQGKAQAVEQLKRSGAKVVFVGDGLNDAPALAQADVGLAIGTGTDVAVETADVILISGDLRGVPNAIALGRATLRNIRLNLFWAFAYNALLIPVAAGVLYPFTGWLLSPMLAGAAMGLSSLFVLSNALRLRSFRAPLGSWVEARAGKPVPQV, from the coding sequence TTGAAAGAGGTCCGGATTGGCATCCAGGGCATGACCTGCGCGGCCTGCGTGGCCCGTGTGGAGCGGGGCTTGCAGAAGGTGGAGGGGGTGGAGCGGGCCCAGGTCAGCCTGGCGACCGAACAGGCCTGCATCGCCTACGACCCCGAGAAGGTGAGCCCTGCACTGCTTGTTGCCAAAATTGAGGAAGCCGGGTACAAACCCCTGGTGGCCGAGCTCGAGCTTGCCATCACCGGCATGACCTGCGCGGCCTGCGCGGGTCGGGTTGAGCGGGCCTTGCAAAAAACCGAAGGGGTGCTAAAGGCCAGCGTCAACCTCGCCACCGAGCGGGCCAGCATCCAGTACCTGCCCGCCCTCACCGGGCCGGCCCAGCTCAAACGGGCCGTGCGGGAGGCGGGCTACGGGGTGCTCGAGGCCCAGCGCACCGATGTAGAACGCGAAGCCCGCGAGCGGGAAGTCGCTTCGCTCCGGCAGGCCTTCACCTTTGCCTACTACTTTTCGCTGCCGCTCTTCTTGCTGGCCATGCTACCCATGCTCTGGATGCCGGCCCATATGTTCCTGCACTCACTGGCCCCCGAAGGGGTGTGGAACTGGGTCATGTTGGCCCTGGCCACCCCGGTGCAGTTTGGGCCGGGGCTGCGCTTTTATCGGCACGGCTTTGCGGCCCTGCGGGCGGGTTCGCCCGACATGAACAGCCTGGTCATGCTGGGCACCTCGGCGGCCTACTTCTATAGCCTGGCAGTGGTGCTCTTTCCCCAGGTCTTCCCCCCACAGGCCCGGCACGTCTACTTCGAGGCGGCGGCGGTGGTCATCACGCTGGTCTTGCTGGGCAAGTACCTCGAGGCCATCGCCAAGGGCCGCGCCAGCGAGGCCATGAAGAAGCTCCTGGGCTTGCAGGCCCGCACCGCCCGGGTGCTCAGGGACCAGGCCGAGTTGGAAGTGCCTTTAGACGAGGTGCGGGTGGGCGATTTGGTGGTGGTGCGCCCTGGGGAGAAAATCCCGGTGGACGGGGTGGTGGTCTCGGGGCATAGCTACGTGGACGAGAGCATGCTCACCGGCGAACCCCTCCCGGTGGCCAAAAGCGAGGGGGCCAAAGTGGTGGGGGGTACGCTCAACCAGAACGGCACCCTGACCTTCCGCGCCACGGCGGTGGGGGAGGGAACGGTGCTGGCCCAGATTATCCGGCTGGTGGAGCAGGCCCAGGCCACCAAGCCTCCTATTCAGAACCTGGCCGACCGGGTGGTGGCGGTCTTCATGCCCGTTGTGCTGGTCATCGCGGCCCTCACGGCGGGGGTGTGGCTGGTCTTTGGCGGCGAGAATGCCCTGACCCTGGCCCTGGTGAACACGGTGGCGGTGCTGATCATCGCCTGCCCCTGCGCCATGGGGCTCGCCACCCCCACCAGCCTGATGGTGGGCATGGGCAAGGCCGCCCAGATGGGGGTTCTGTTCCGCAGTGGGGAGGCTTTGCAAACCCTGCAAGAGGCCTGCATCGTAGCGTTCGACAAAACCGGCACCCTGACCAAAGGCCGCCCCGAACTCACCGACTTTGAAACCCTAAACCTCGACCGGGCGGAGGTGCTCAGGCTTTTGGCTTCCCTCGAGCAAAAATCGGAGCACCCCATCGCCCAGGCCATCGTGCGGGCTGCCCGGGCCCAGGGGCTAGAGTTGTTGGAGCCGCTCGATTTTAGGGCCCTGCCGGGCCTGGGGGTGAGCGGGCAGGTCGCTCACTACCGTGTGGAGGTGGGCTCGGAAGGCTACATGGCCCAATTGGGGATCAGCGTTGCCCCATTTGCGCCCCAGGCCAGACTGCTCGCCGAGCAGGGCAAGACCCCGCTCTACGCCGCCATCAACGGCCAACTGGCAGCGGTTCTGGCGGTGGCCGATTCCATCAAGGAAGAAGCCCCATCAGCCCTCCAGGCCCTGCACCGGCTGGGCTTCCGGGTGGCCATGATCACCGGCGATAACCGCCTGACCGCCCAGGCCATCGCCCGCCAACTGGGCATAGACCAGGTGCTGGCCGAGGTGCTGCCCCAGGGCAAGGCCCAGGCGGTAGAGCAACTAAAGCGTTCGGGGGCCAAGGTGGTCTTTGTGGGCGACGGCCTCAACGACGCCCCGGCCCTGGCCCAGGCCGATGTGGGGCTGGCCATCGGCACCGGCACCGACGTGGCCGTGGAGACTGCCGATGTCATTCTGATCTCGGGCGACCTGCGCGGGGTGCCCAATGCCATCGCGCTGGGCCGGGCCACTTTGCGCAACATCCGGCTCAACCTGTTCTGGGCCTTCGCCTACAACGCGCTTTTGATTCCGGTGGCCGCCGGGGTGCTCTACCCCTTTACCGGCTGGCTGCTCTCGCCCATGCTGGCCGGGGCGGCCATGGGGCTTTCCTCGCTGTTTGTGCTGTCCAACGCCCTGCGGCTGCGCTCCTTCAGGGCGCCGCTGGGTTCCTGGGTCGAGGCACGGGCGGGAAAGCCGGTTCCTCAGGTATGA